In Terriglobales bacterium, one DNA window encodes the following:
- a CDS encoding Gfo/Idh/MocA family oxidoreductase → MVRFGIIGFGLHAVKRLMPGFARTSNCKVTALSRRDRQRADECSKQFQIPHAFTSVEELCASPEVDAVLVTSPNACHLSEVLTAAKHGKHILCEKPMGMNAAECREMVEAANKAGVLLGIAHVFRFTETVPYFRQLLATGQIGRPTFAHSDFSFFAPSDHPRKWLHDRSIAGGGPIADIGVHCVDTLRYILNDEVTEVTAVGTTDEYSRDVESAAVMTLRFSKGTLATSSVSFRAEYHSPLSIHGETGVISANDGLAVDFPVTVNLEQNRKIVSQQTFSNELAYAKQADEFANAVQGKATYRCLGEEGWQNQRILDAAFRSMQSGHPERVN, encoded by the coding sequence TTGGACTTCATGCAGTGAAGCGTTTGATGCCCGGCTTTGCGCGGACCAGCAACTGCAAAGTCACCGCGCTTTCGCGGCGCGACCGTCAACGCGCAGACGAATGCTCCAAACAGTTCCAAATCCCTCACGCCTTCACATCCGTGGAGGAACTTTGTGCGTCGCCGGAAGTCGACGCCGTTCTGGTCACCAGCCCGAACGCCTGCCACTTGAGCGAAGTTCTCACTGCGGCGAAGCATGGCAAGCACATCCTTTGCGAGAAGCCGATGGGCATGAATGCCGCCGAATGCCGCGAGATGGTGGAGGCAGCCAATAAGGCTGGCGTTCTTCTCGGAATCGCACACGTATTCCGGTTCACCGAAACAGTTCCCTATTTCCGGCAACTACTCGCGACCGGACAGATCGGCCGGCCTACCTTCGCCCACAGCGACTTCTCCTTCTTTGCTCCATCGGATCACCCGCGCAAGTGGCTGCACGACCGATCCATCGCTGGCGGAGGCCCCATCGCCGACATCGGTGTGCATTGCGTCGATACGCTCCGTTACATCCTCAACGACGAAGTCACTGAAGTGACCGCCGTCGGAACCACCGATGAATATTCCCGTGACGTGGAATCAGCCGCCGTCATGACGCTACGCTTCAGCAAAGGGACGCTTGCAACATCGTCCGTTTCCTTCCGCGCTGAATATCATTCCCCGCTCTCCATTCATGGCGAAACGGGCGTAATCTCAGCCAATGACGGTCTCGCCGTTGACTTCCCGGTTACGGTGAACCTGGAACAGAATCGAAAGATCGTCAGCCAACAGACCTTCTCCAACGAACTGGCGTACGCAAAACAAGCCGACGAGTTTGCCAACGCAGTCCAGGGAAAGGCAACCTATCGTTGTCTCGGAGAAGAAGGCTGGCAGAACCAGCGCATACTCGACGCCGCCTTCCGCAGTATGCAGAGCGGCCACCCTGAAAGGGTCAACTAA
- a CDS encoding DUF5522 domain-containing protein — MDTSQQPLIEGLDYYVENGKWVFTADYLKRRGTCCWQSCRHCPYRGEDEAE; from the coding sequence ATGGACACATCCCAGCAGCCTCTTATCGAAGGTCTCGACTATTACGTAGAAAACGGAAAGTGGGTTTTCACGGCCGATTACCTGAAGCGCAGGGGCACCTGTTGCTGGCAGAGCTGCCGACACTGTCCTTATCGCGGCGAAGATGAAGCCGAATAG
- a CDS encoding tetratricopeptide repeat protein, whose protein sequence is MGIFYSIFYPYGIILQAIAIVHFIRRRPDGYWLWIVLFGGGLGALVYIVVEVIPDAGLLRDSFKFFPRRGRIHELEALVHDNPAPANLEELGALYLEDGKARKAKECFDRAIASRADSVDTFYRRALAEIELGDSTAAIADLERVVTQDPKYDFHRAAGLLANAYAKTGQAEKAQAMFERVTNVSTATEIQYYYAAFLASQGRTAEAAEWTQRIANKKRTMPGFQKRRDRPWFRKASGLAKTVASR, encoded by the coding sequence ATGGGAATCTTTTACTCGATCTTTTACCCCTACGGCATCATCCTGCAGGCGATTGCGATCGTGCACTTCATACGTCGCCGCCCCGACGGATACTGGTTGTGGATCGTTCTGTTCGGCGGCGGACTCGGCGCACTCGTCTACATTGTGGTCGAGGTAATCCCCGACGCGGGACTCCTGCGGGACAGTTTCAAATTCTTTCCACGGCGCGGACGCATCCACGAACTGGAGGCGCTGGTGCATGACAATCCGGCTCCTGCGAACCTCGAAGAATTGGGCGCGTTGTATCTGGAAGACGGGAAGGCCAGAAAGGCGAAAGAATGTTTCGACCGTGCGATCGCTTCGCGTGCCGACTCCGTGGATACCTTCTACCGCCGTGCGCTGGCGGAAATCGAATTGGGTGATTCGACGGCTGCTATCGCTGACCTTGAACGAGTGGTGACGCAAGATCCGAAGTACGACTTCCATCGTGCTGCGGGACTGCTGGCAAACGCATATGCGAAGACCGGCCAGGCGGAGAAAGCCCAGGCCATGTTCGAGCGCGTGACGAACGTGTCCACGGCGACGGAGATTCAGTACTACTACGCCGCTTTCCTCGCGTCGCAAGGACGTACCGCTGAAGCGGCGGAGTGGACCCAGCGTATCGCCAACAAAAAACGCACGATGCCGGGATTCCAGAAACGGCGTGACCGCCCGTGGTTCCGAAAAGCCTCAGGACTGGCGAAGACGGTGGCGAGCCGCTAG